The Augochlora pura isolate Apur16 chromosome 4, APUR_v2.2.1, whole genome shotgun sequence genome segment GACAAACATTTATACTAACAGAACGACATCCCGTCGATCTTGCCTACTTTTTTCATAACAATGATTAatttctagttttattttatatcctcAATCTCACGATCAAAGCGTAATAGTAGAGTCGttcgttaatttattcttcgaaTTTCGAATATACCTTCAtctatcaaatttttttacgAATTCAGTATTTCAGATGAGAGTTTGGAATTTGTTTCTCTGAGGCCTttgtttttcgtttcatttttgttcacatttaatttgttgtcGCGCAGTTCATGCGCGTTTGAccaataaaagtaaatttgcGTAGGTCGGACGATATTTCTGAGATACTTTCCAGAACAGCATTAGCTGCTCGTGTATCTCTTAGGATGCTAAAAGACTTAAATCTACCGCCCATGATTCGtcgtgataaataaattaattacatgatCTAATGTTTACACCTTGGTGTTTCGACCATACtccaaaatttgtttatgataaaaaagaagataCCTGAAAAGGAAAGGTTTTTTCACTGGATCCTTGGTAATAATACTAACTGCGGACTGATTGGCCAGTGCCGCGGACTCACCCCTCACTAGTCAAGACGTCTTTTAATCTTGCTCTCGTGATTAAATGATCATCGCATTTAAACCATTGATCTCTTTGTTGCCGTATGAAGGCAGTATAGTGTCCAGTTTCCAAAGAACCTTCGTGATTTATCACTGCGAACAGCGAGTATCTATTATCGCTGAACGCCATGTCTTCTCCATTTTTTGGCAGGCCATCCATCATCGAGCTATTGTTGTTGCCATTTCGTCTGTGCGACATAAAGGGAGTCATGTCTAATTGTTCCGGAAATGAGATGAACGTGGAAATCTTCTTGTCCTGTATACTAGAGTGTTCGAATCGTTTTAAGTGAAAACTGGCCACAATAGGAAGTTGCTTCATCGTCAGTTGCTTGGTACTCTCTTGGTATGTCTGACAATTACTACATTTGATTTTTGCACTGGATCCCAAATGTTCTGCACGCGTGAACCTTTCTAGGCAATCCAGCAATGAGGTAGGAGGACCAGAACTGTCGGAACCCGACGCACTAGCTGCTGGGCCCAAATCCAATGATATATCCCAAAATGGATCTATAGTGGTCGATACACCgctaaaaaatgtttacattaGCAGACAGTTCTCCTCATTACACTGTCTAGTATGCAGGATGTAAagctgaataattattatataatacatttaactTTACACCTtacaaatagaaatgaattttatgccGTACTTGCATGCTTGGCAAACTACGTCGCTTTGTAGACCACCGGTAAAGATTTGATCAATGATACAATTGCAATGATGCGGATTATCTTTTACTAAAATCGGCGCTGCCTCGCAATGCCTATGCAAAACGTCGAGCGTAGCTATAAAAAATTCGTGGGCATCTTGCTGTTCGTAACCTGCTAAATGTCTGGCGTGCGTCCATATTAAATGGAGAAGCTTGTGAAGTGTCAATGGTGCTTTACTACCAGAATAAAATTCCTGAAAAAGATGGGACACTTCACAGACTAGGCAGCGACTAGGTTGTGGGCAGTGATGACGGTCAGCAAGAAAATAATCTCTTAACAGTGGTGTGTGGATAAGGGCCTGTACAATGCAGTTCATAAAACATGTACTTCCAAGATTTATAAGTCCTCTTAGACCTGAAAGATTTTAAGGCAATTGAAGTATGATGACTTCATTAGGATGTTCATTATCTCTGTCTAATGCATCTTTTTGCATTTATTACCTATAGTAGAATTTTCTACAACACGCCTTCGGCGTGGATGTTTCCTCAATAATTCAGCCTCTATTTGTGTTGGTTCCCATGCTCGATAAAATTCTCCAAAGCTCAGTGATTTTGCTGATTCACTCCACTGCGATTTGGCAACAGCCAATAACTCTCTATCGTATACATAATCTCCACAT includes the following:
- the Not gene encoding ubiquitin carboxyl-terminal hydrolase nonstop, with the protein product MSDHGCIHLNNFKAAKGIQPYKVIHSYFVTSTSTEARVRKAVSCLCHTCKSYKDRLHSCLHCIFFGCYVKGHIQEHAKTKKHFLAVDLCYGNILCFQCGDYVYDRELLAVAKSQWSESAKSLSFGEFYRAWEPTQIEAELLRKHPRRRRVVENSTIGLRGLINLGSTCFMNCIVQALIHTPLLRDYFLADRHHCPQPSRCLVCEVSHLFQEFYSGSKAPLTLHKLLHLIWTHARHLAGYEQQDAHEFFIATLDVLHRHCEAAPILVKDNPHHCNCIIDQIFTGGLQSDVVCQACNGVSTTIDPFWDISLDLGPAASASGSDSSGPPTSLLDCLERFTRAEHLGSSAKIKCSNCQTYQESTKQLTMKQLPIVASFHLKRFEHSSIQDKKISTFISFPEQLDMTPFMSHRRNGNNNSSMMDGLPKNGEDMAFSDNRYSLFAVINHEGSLETGHYTAFIRQQRDQWFKCDDHLITRARLKDVLTSEGYLLFYHKQILEYGRNTKV